In Rhinolophus ferrumequinum isolate MPI-CBG mRhiFer1 chromosome 18, mRhiFer1_v1.p, whole genome shotgun sequence, a genomic segment contains:
- the LOC117038486 gene encoding olfactory receptor 7A10-like, which produces MKPENLTRVSEFVLLGLSEEPDLQSLLFGLFLSMYLITVFGNLLIILAVSSDSHLHTPMYFFLSNLSFVDICFTSTTIPKMLVNIQTQNNVITYEGCITQMYFFLLFGTLDNFLLTVMAYDRFVAICHPLHYTVIMNPWICGRLVLVSWIMSALNAFLQSLMVLRLSFCADLQIPHFFCELNQMIQLACSDTFVNNLVMYFVAVLLGGGPLAGILYSYYRIMSSIRAMSSAQGKYKAFSTCASHLSVVSLFYVTCLGVYLSSPATHNARSSATASVLYTVVTPMLNPFIYSLRNKDIKGALKRSFGMTA; this is translated from the coding sequence ATGAAACCAGAGAATCTTACCAGAGTTTCAGAATTTGTTCTCCTGGGACTTTCAGAGGAGCCAGACCTGCAGTCCCTCCTCTTTGGGCTTTTCCTCTCCATGTACCTGATCACTGTGTTTGGAAACCTGCTCATCATCCTGGCCGTCAGCTCAGACTCCCACCTGCACAcacccatgtacttcttcctctccaacctGTCCTTTGTGGACATCTgtttcacctccaccaccatccccaaGATGCTGGTGAACATCCAGACGCAGAACAACGTCATAACCTATGAAGGCTGCATCACACAGATGTACTTTTTCCTACTCTTTGGCACGTTGGATAACTTTCTCCTGACcgtgatggcctatgaccgctttGTGGCCATCTGTCACCCCCTGCACTACACTGTCATCATGAACCCCTGGATCTGTGGACGGTTGGTTCTGGTGTCCTGGATCATGAGTGCCCTGAATGCTTTCTTACAAAGTTTAATGGTGCTGAGACTTTCCTTCTGTGCAGACTTGCAAATCCCCCACTTTTTCTGTGAACTCAACCAGATGATCCAACTTGCCTGTTCTGACACCTTTGTTAATAACCTGGTGATGTATTTTGTAGCTGTGCTGCTGGGTGGTGGTCCTCTGGCTGGAATCCTTTACTCTTACTACAGGATAATGTCCTCCATACGTGCAATGTCGTCGGCTCAGGGGAAGTATAAAGCATTTTCTACCTGTGCGTCTCACCTCTCGGTCGTCTCCTTATTTTATGTAACATGCCTAGGAGTGTACCTCAGCTCTCCTGCTACCCACAATGCACGCTCTAGTGCTACAGCCTCGGTCCTGTACACAGTGGTCACCCCCATGCTGAACCCCTTCATCTACAGTCTCAGGAATAAAGACATAAAGGGGGCTCTGAAAAGGTCCTTTGGGATGACAGCATAA
- the LOC117038487 gene encoding olfactory receptor 7A17-like encodes MKPENLTRVSEFVLLGFSEEPDLQPLLFGLFLSMYLITVFGNLLIVLAVSSDSHLHTPMYFFLSNLSFVDICFTSTTVPKMLVNIQTQSKVITYEGCITQMYFFILFVMLDNLLLTVMAYDRFVAICHPLHYTVIMHPRVCGLLVLVSWIMSVLISLLYSLMALRLSFCADLQVPHFFCELNQMIQLACSDTFLNTLVMYFVAVLVGGGPLTGILWSYYKIVSCIRVMSSAQGKYKAFSTCASHLSVVSLFYLTSLGVYLSSPATHNARSSATASVLYTVVTPMLNPFIYSLRNKDIKGALKRSFGMTA; translated from the coding sequence ATGAAACCAGAGAATCTTACAAGAGTTTCAGAATTTGTTCTCCTGGGATTTTCAGAGGAGCCagacctgcagcccctcctctttGGGCTTTTCCTCTCCATGTACCTGATCACTGTGTTTGGAAACCTGCTCATCGTCCTGGCCGTCAGCTCAGACTCCCACCtgcacacgcccatgtacttcttcctctccaacctGTCCTTTGTGGACATCTGTTTCACCTCCACCACCGTCCCCAAGATGCTGGTGAACATCCAGACGCAGAGCAAAGTCATAACCTATGAAGGCTGCATCACACAGATGTACTTTTTTATACTCTTTGTAATGTTGGATAACTTACTCCTGACcgtgatggcctatgaccgctttGTGGCCATCTGTCACCCCCTGCACTACACGGTCATCATGCACCCCCGGGTCTGTGGACTGCTGGTTCTGGTGTCCTGGATCATGAGTGTCCTGATTTCCTTGTTATATAGCCTAATGGCGCTGAGGCTGTCCTTCTGTGCAGACTTGCAAGTCCCCCACTTTTTTTGTGAACTCAACCAGATGATCCAACTTGCCTGTTCTGACACTTTTCTTAACACCCTGGTGATGTATTTTGTAGCTGTGCTGGTAGGTGGTGGTCCCCTGACTGGGATTCTTTGGTCTTACTATAAGATCGTTTCCTGCATACGTGTGATGTCATCTGCTCAGGGGAAGTATAAAGCATTTTCTACCTGTGCGTCTCACCTCTCGGTCgtctccttattttatttaacaagccTAGGAGTGTACCTCAGCTCTCCTGCTACCCACAATGCACGCTCTAGTGCTACAGCCTCGGTCCTGTACACAGTGGTCACCCCCATGCTGAACCCCTTCATCTACAGTCTCAGGAATAAAGACATAAAGGGGGCTCTGAAAAGGTCCTTTGGGATGACAGCATAA